A single genomic interval of Nerophis ophidion isolate RoL-2023_Sa linkage group LG11, RoL_Noph_v1.0, whole genome shotgun sequence harbors:
- the rcc1 gene encoding regulator of chromosome condensation, whose product MPARKSTTKRKSDVIVEEVKEPKKVRVYHRSHGTEAGQVLVLGQGDVGQLGLGEDIIERKKPALLSLPEKIVQVIAGGMHTVCLSETGLVYTFGCNDEGALGRETKEEGSEMIPGRVELEEKVVQVSAGDSHSAALTQEGEVYLWGSFRDNNGVIGLLDPLKPSALPLKLPMLETVVKVASGNDHLVMVTMDGKLYTSGAAEQGQLGRVPEQFSIRGGRRGLGRLLIPQMVRVKGKIHFIDAFCGAYATFAVSKEEQVYGFGLSNYQQLGTKSTKMCFVPVKLTSFKNSTTAWIDFSGGQHHTVCLDSEGQVYSLGRAEYGRLGLGEGAEEQSEPTPVTGIESSRGVTCGASVSFAVTKKGAVYAWGMGTNLQLGTGKEDDEWSPVKMTGKQLENCTVLMASSGGQHTVLLVKGTEES is encoded by the exons ATGCCAGCTAGAAAGTCTACTACCAAGAGGAAATCAGATGTCATTGTGGAAGAGGTGAAAGAGCCGAAGAAAGTAAGAG TTTACCACAGGAGTCATGGAACCGAGGCTGGTCAAGTGCTTGTTTTGGGCCAAGGTGATGTTGGACAATTGGGTTTGGGAGAGGACATCATTGAGAGGAAGAAGCCAGCACTCTTGTCCCTACCTGAGAAAATAGTACAGGTGATAGCTGGAGGCATGCACACCGTGTGCCTCAGCGAAACAGGTCTG GTCTACACTTTTGGCTGTAACGATGAAGGGGCTCTTGGTCGGGAAACCAAAGAGGAAGGATCTGAGATGATCCCAGGGAGGGTGGAACTTGAAGAGAAGGTGGTCCAGGTGTCTGCAGGGGACAGCCACTCAGCCGCACTAACACAGGAGGGAGAAGTATACTTGTGGGGATCCTTCAGG GACAACAATGGTGTTATTGGACTTTTGGATCCATTAAAGCCGTCTGCTCTTCCACTTAAACTACCCATGTTAGAAACTGTTGTGAAAGTTGCATCAG GTAACGACCATCTTGTTATGGTGACCATGGATGGAAAGCTTTACACATCCGGTGCAGCGGAACAAGGGCAACTAGGAAGGGTGCCTGAACAATTCTCAATCAGGGGAGGCAGGAGAGGCCTTG GTCGTCTATTAATTCCTCAGATGGTGAGAGTCAAGGGGAAAATTCATTTCATTGATGCCTTCTGTGGGGCGTACGCCACATTTGCTGTGTCAAAAGAAGAACAAGTGTATGGATTTGGTCTTTCCAACTATCAACAGTTGG GCACCAAAAGCACAAAGATGTGTTTTGTCCCCGTCAAACTGACTTCCTTCAAAAATTCCACCACGGCCTGGATTGACTTTTCTGGAGGACAACACCACACTGTCTGCCTCGATTCAGAAG gacaGGTGTATAGCCTGGGCAGAGCGGAATATGGCCGCCTTGGTCTCGGTGAAGGAGCTGAAGAGCAAAGTGAACCCACTCCAGTGACTGGGATTGAATCATCCAGAGGTGTGACATGTGGGGCATCAGTCAGCTTTGCGGTCACCAAAAAGG GCGCTGTGTACGCGTGGGGAATGGGCACCAACCTACAACTTGGAACGGGAAAAGAAGACGACGAGTGGAGCCCAGTGAAGATGACCGGCAAGCAGCTTGAGAATTGCACAGTACTGATGGCGTCCAGTGGAGGGCAGCACACAGTTCTTTTGGTTAAAGGCACAGAGGAAAGCTGA